Sequence from the Macaca thibetana thibetana isolate TM-01 chromosome 20, ASM2454274v1, whole genome shotgun sequence genome:
CCGGAGTAGCTCGCGGCCTGCCAGGAGGGCCCCGCAGCCCCGCGGTGTGGACAGGCAGCGACAGCCGGGAATGAAAGCCGGGATTTCCGGGCGGCTCCGGCGCCCCCTTACCCTGCCTGGGTTTCCGGATAAGGAAGCGCGGGTCCCGCGTGAACCTTAGCGAAAGGGAACGAGGCGGTGGCGGGCGAAGGCGGAGGGCGAGGGCGACGATGACCCGTGAGGCGGCCGCCGCAGCCCAGGCGCGGGGGCGACGACAGAGGGGGAGGTATGGTGTCAAGAAAACATGGGCACCattattatgtaaaattaaaatatggaagAGATGATCCCTACCATCAACCAGCTTACAACCAGAGGCACTGACAAATATATACAGAGGGCTGTAATGTTAAAAATCTCTAAGAGCCTGATTTTAGAATTCACCAGCTCCTCAGAAGTTTGGCTAAATATGCGTTGTTAAGCCTACGCTCAGCAAGACTTGTAGCAGCAAGACTGGTGTGGCCACCTGTTTTTAATCAGTGACTCAAAGCTGTGATCACCCTGATGTCACCGAATGGCCACTAACAGATCACCAGGAGAACCTCAGTCGACTCAAAGCTGTGATCACCCTGATGTCACCGAATGGCCACAGCCTGTAACAGATCACCAGGAGAACCTCAGTCGACTCAAAGCTGTGATCACCCTGATGTCACCGAATGGCCACAGCCTGTAACAGATCACCAGGAGAACCTCAGTCTGACGACACTGAAGCTAACTGAATGAAGCGAGCAGCTGCAAAGCATCTAACGGAATGCCTCATTACCACCTGTGGAAATGAGGCCTGCACGAATGAATTTTGTGCTTCCTGTCCAACTTTTCTTCCTATGGATAATAATGTAGCAGTTGTTAAAGCCCTCGAGCTTTATAAGATTAACGCAAAACTCTGTGGTCCTGAGAACTCGAAAGGTGCCCCCAACAACTCCTGCTCTGagataaaaaatgaacaagaaaggTGCTAGAATTGATTTTAAAGATGGGACTTACGCCCCTTCTCGGGGTCATGATGGGCAGCAAGATGGCGTCTGCCAGTAGGGTCGTTCACGTTTATTGCCCAAGAGAAGTGAATGCACGTACTGTCTCTGTACCTAAATgttcatagaaaaaaaagagttactaGCAAAGAACTGGGGTCCAGAGCTGAGGGATTCCAGCCTGGCAGCAGGAGTGTGGCGTCTCAGCAGGTAGTCAAACCacacactccttttttttttttttttgagacggagtctcgctctgtcgcccaggctggagtgcagtggccggatctcagctcactgcaagctccgcctcccgggtttacgccattctcctgcctcagcctcccaagtagctgggactacaggcgcccgccacctcgcccggctagtttttttgtactttttagtagagacggggtttcacgtgttagccaggatggtcttgacctcctgacctcgtgatccgcccgtctcggcctcccaaagtgctgggattacaggcttaagccgcCGAGCCCGGCCCACACACTCCATTAATAAGATTTCCTGACAGAAGAGACAATCCTAAACTCAATGTATCCGAAGCTTTGAGATCAGCAGGGCTACCATCTCACTATTTTGTAATTTCACAACATTCTAAGGGAAGTAAATCACCAGATTTGCTTATGTATCAGGGTCCACCAGATActgcagaaataataaaaacattacctCAGAAATACAGAAGGAAACTTGTGTctcaagaagaaattgaatttatCCAACATGGAGGTCCTGAATAACCATGGTGGCTGCTGTTTGTCATCAGACAATAGAATTGTCTTTACAATAAAGGACTTCCAAAATGACAGATGAGAAACTGTATATTAAACACCTTTaataaatactatgaaaaaaatgaaatataggaAATTTAGATGGACACTTGTATTTCCTAATTTATGTATCTTGGGCAGCTTCTCCACAAGCTTACCTAATTATTTATACACTTTATACTtattaaagtatacatttttaaatgttagcctattaaaaaaaaaaaagatgtgacttACTTAACAGAAGAGAAGGTATGTGAAATTCTTGAATTGTGTAGAGAA
This genomic interval carries:
- the LOC126944544 gene encoding alpha-ketoglutarate dehydrogenase component 4-like — protein: MMGSKMASASRVVHVYCPREPGPHTPLIRFPDRRDNPKLNVSEALRSAGLPSHYFVISQHSKGSKSPDLLMYQGPPDTAEIIKTLPQKYRRKLVSQEEIEFIQHGGPE